Sequence from the Theropithecus gelada isolate Dixy unplaced genomic scaffold, Tgel_1.0 HiC_scaffold_15894, whole genome shotgun sequence genome:
GAAGTCTCTTCTCTGTCCAGGTTTCTAGTTGTTAATAGGTGATAGTAATTATCAACTGACTTCTCCAGTTTAAAAGGCAAGTTCCTAGGAATAGAGCATGCAATCTCACCATTTTCTCCAGAATCACCATCATGTACACTAAACAGCGCGATTACAGTTCCTGGAAGACAGTCTTCAGAGAGGGAACTGGTCAGAGAGGTGAGGATCACTTCGGGGGCATTGTCATTCACATCCTGTACTGTGACCACCACCTTAGCGCTGGCAAGAAGAGCGCCTCCATCCTGAGCTACCACTTCCATGAGGTAGAATCTGGATTCTTCATAGTCCAGCGGTTGTAGAGTTGAGATTTCCCCCAGGTTGGAATCAAGATGGAAAGTCTCCGAAATTTTGTCTTCTTCATTGCGAAAAGAGTAGGTCAATTTCCCGTTTATTCCCTCATCTGGATCCGTGGCGGTTAGCGTGAGCAGCCGAGTGCCCACAGGTATGTTCTCCGGAACACTCACGCTGTACTCGGATGGCGTGAACAGGGGTGCATTGTCGTTTGCGTCGAGTACTGTAACACGGATGTGCGTGGTGCCGGAGAGTACCGGGTCTCCGCCATCTAAAGCTGTGAGGAGGAGGTCGTGAACAGTCTCTTTCTCGCGGTCTAGGGGCTGTTCCAACACCAGCTCCGGATACTTTTGTCCATCAGTTCCGCTTACCACATCCAGAGAGAAGTGCAGATTGGAGCTGAGCTGGTAACTCCGGAGGGAGTTCACACCCACATCTGCATCCCGCGCGAAGGGAAGCACTAAACGTGTCCCTGCAGCCGCATTTTCATTAACTTTGACTTTTAACTCCTCATCCCGGAAACGCGGGAAGTTATCATTAATATCGATTATTTCTACTTCTACtacaataattttcattttgttctcaaCTAAGATGTTAAAGTTCACCACACACAGCGGGCTCTGAGCGCAGAGCTCCTCCCGGTCTATCCTGCCCGCGGTGACCAAGCTGCCGCTTCGCGGGTTCAGAGCGAAAAGCTGCGTCCTACCTCTGGAGATGATGCGGACTCCGTGCTCCGCCAGCTCCCGGGGCTCCAGTCCAAGGTCCTTGGCGATGTTGCCGACGAAGGAGCCTTTGTCCAGCTCCTCCGGCATCGAGTAGCTGATCTGCCCGGATCCCGGTTGGCACAGCGTCCCCAGGAGCATGAAGGGCAGCAGCAGCTCTCCGCAGGCCCAGCGCCTCGGTGGACTCGCCATTGCCTTCTCTCTGCCCAATTTTCTCTTAGTTCTGGTTCAGCCTGCTGTTTCCTTATTTATCTAAAGCCGATGGGTACATATTCCCCGACGAAAATGGGCGTGGAGCGTTGGCTTTTCGTAGGAGCTTGTCTGGTTTGTGTGTTTAGTATGGAGGGAGCAGAGTCGGGTCGCCTCTGCTGCAGCTCCTTTCCCACTTTGGTCAACAGCGACGCTCAGAGTCCTAACCAGTGACTGCaccaaattccatttttatttctcctaagtttagttgtaattttatttctaataatgttGCCATATCCTTAATGTTTAACTGTGTAACATTGTCTATGACTGTTAATTCAGCTTTAATTCTGAAATAGCAAGACTTCCACAATTACTGAGATCAATATTATTAGATTCCAATAccttacaaaaattttatttaatgtgtcACTGGGGGAGCCTATGTCCTTTATTTACTTCTTACCTATGTTTAGTCCTTTAAATTAGGACATTCAAATTCTTACCTTTGTAGAATTCAAGATTTCATCTCTTTATTAGGATGCATTTAGGAAAACGTGCTTATTTGCACATAAGAATGCCAAGGAAACAAACCCAATTCTCAATGCACCTTTCCAAACAGGACTACTGATTTATATAAGTTATATTAGctgtcatatgcagaagaaatacAGATCTTTATTACTTGTGAGGACTTTGAGAAAGTTTCTCCACTATCTCAGACAGTGTTAGAGTAGGGTTAACTAAGCATTTTTACGTTTTTCTATTATCATGTTCAAATATTTGTAGTTCCAATGACAATCAGTATAGCAACTGTGGAGGGTGGGGCTTTATTTCATCATCTATGCAGGAAAGCATGACCAGATACTTATTGAGCAGTACTGAGTGGCCTTTCTATGTTGAGACAGTTATTTAGTGCTATCATCTTTATATgacaacagaaatagaaaaacctcttgattgaaaaaaatgaacatttcagaAAGTCATTTTGTTTAATGACACTTTcatagaaaactaagaaaataaaaattctatataaTTAGGAAATTCAAAAGCAAAGATTTGAGTAATATTTGGTAGAAAATGATGTGAACATAGGTTGTAAGATTTTTCTCAATGTGTAATTTTTCTCAAGAGCAATTTGTTAAAATGCATGTTAGAGAATGATTTCTCACATTTGTTAAATGCACTCTTTATAGCAGACACCTCAGACCTCAAACATTGCCTATCCTTTAGAAATATGCTTGTGATTCCAAGACACTTAGCTTACCCAGTGTGGGTCTTCAAGTCAATGGGACAATGTCCTACCCATGCCCTGCAATTAACAAGCCATGCCATTATGTAAAAGTCTTTCATCTTTGGTTCCCAATTTCCAAAAACTACTAAAATGAAGACTCTCTTTACTCTGAAGTACTATGATGCTAAgaggaagtaaaacaaaaatttgaataATAAAGAGCCTGAAGGTGAAAGTAATTGCCTAAAGTCCCAATCGTAACAAATCTTCAGAGAGAAGCAAAGacgaggaagaaaaagaaatacagtgcaGTATCTCATGTGATAAAGGTTTGCAATTATTGCTAAATAAATCTCACACTTCAGagagaaaacacttaaaattaagttaaataagaTTAAGATAATTAAGGCACAACATTGACCAAATCTAACTCACAGACAAAGAAATTGCAATGGAACTTCCTACCCAAATTAGGTGAAACAATAAAACcagaagtgaaaataaattaattaaagctCACCTTTAAAATAGTATCTGAGGCAAAAGGGACCCCAGCGTCTGCATGATTTGTATTTTGTTCCCAAGAGGCATTGTCACAGAGGAGATCTTGTGAGGGAACCAATTCCGGGGTTACGTTCAGAAAATTAAACTCTGTCTTGGCTGATTGTGAGGCAACACACAGGTTGTAGGAAAAGGGCAATGTTCCCTCACTGTAATTGGGGAGAACCCCAGGTCCAGGCTTGGAGCACTGACTAGACTGAAAGCAGCCCCAAGCGTCTGAACTGGAAGAGCGTCGCAGGCGCAGGGAGATTGCCAGAATCACCGCGAAGAGGAAGAGCACTGAGATCAAGGCCAAGGCCACCACCAGGTAAAACTGCAGTTCCGTCTGGGGGTCAGAGGGCTCAGGGCGGTCGCTAAGGTCTGGCAATACCTCTTGCAGGCTATCCGCGAAGATTAGGTGCAGCGTGGCGGTGGCGGAGAGTGGCGGCTGTCCTCCATCACGCACAGCGACCAGCAGGCGCTGGCGGGCCGCGTCCCTCTCGCCCAAGGCACGCGCTGTGCGCACCTCACCCGTGCGCAGCCCCAGGCTGAAGAGCCCGGGCTCGCTAGCCTGCAGCACGTGGTAGGACAGCCAAGCGTTGTGTCCCGAGTCTGCGTCCACCGCCACCACCTTGGTCACCAGGTAGCCGGGCTCTGCTGCGCGTGGCACCATATCGAAGAGGGCGGAGCCATCGGGCCCCAGCGCGGGGTACAACACCAGTGGCACATTGTCATTGAGGTCGCCCACTAACACGCGGAGGCTCACGTTGGCGCTGAGCGCAGGTGAGCCCTGGTCGGTGGCCTGCAGTGTGAGTTCGAAGGCGCGCAGCTGCTCATGATCGAAGGCGCGCTGCGCGAACACCACCCCGCTCTGCGCGCTCACGGACACGTAGGATAAAATCTCCCGCGGCTCCAGGTCGCTCGCTACGATGGAGTAGGAAACTTGGCCATTGGGGCCCAAGTCAGGGTCAGAGGCACTGATTTGAGCGATAGAGGCGCCAGGAGGATTGTTCTCTGCCACGTGAACCATGTAGCAAGTCTGTTGGAAAAGTGGGGCATTATCGTTGACGTCGGAGATGTGCAGGGTGACAATTATGCTGGAGGAGAGAGGCGGCTTGCCCCCGTCGGTGGCTGTGATGGTGAGATTGTATTCTGGGATCTCCTCCCGGTCCAGGGCGCCGTCTGTTATTAGTCTGTAATAGTTCTTTGAGGaagatttcaaaataaacttGGCATTTCCCAACACTTGGCAGTAAACTTCTCCATTTTCTCCAGAGTCTCTGTCTCTCGTTTTTATCAAGGCGATGACCGTTCCTGGTGGCGAATCCTCTGGTAGGGGAGTAAATACTGAAGTCACAATAACTTCAGGTGCACAATCATTCTCATCAAGAATTTCAACTTGGATACTGCAGTGGGCTGCTAGATCTCCAGGATCTTTTGCTTCAATACTCAGAGTGTAACTACTTGCAATCTCAAAATCCAAATCATCCTTTGTCGTGATTTCTCCTGTTTTTTCATTTAAGTTGAAAAAGCGTTTGACTTGTTCGTCCACATTATGAAAGGAGTAGGTGATCTCCGCGTTTATGCCTTCATCCTGGTCAGTGGCCGTCACTTGAAGCACAAAGAAGCCCGGGGGCACGTCCTCCCTCAGGGTGACCCTGTACACATCCTGGCTGAACACCGGAGGGTTATCATTGGCATCCGTGACTTGGATTCGGATTTGGGTCGTGCCGCTTTGAGGTGGGTCTCCGCCATCCACAGCTGTGAGGACCAGTTGATGGAAACTATGCTCTTCTCTGTCCAGAGAATGTTTTAGAATCAGCTCAGGATATTTACGTCCATCTGGAGTCTGTTTCTCAGCGAGATCAAAGTACTCGTTGTCATTAAGGTGGTATCTTTGTAGTGAATTAGGACCAACATCTGAATCCAGGGCTGGGTCAAGTGGAAATGTTGTACCTGGCTTAGTGGATTCgccaatttttaaatgaatcttaCTCTGTTTGAATAGTGGGGTATTATCATTTATATCCTGCACAATTACTGCTATGTGGAAAATATTTAGTGGGTTTTCAGCGACAGTATCGAAATCCAGAACACACAGAGGCTGCTTCCCGCATATCTGCTCTCGGTCTATTTTGTCACCCACAAGTAAGTCCCCGCTTTCTGGGTTTACTGTGAAATATTCCCTCTCTGCGCTAACCCGCAGCTTCCGGGCAGGCAAGTCCCGGACGCTGAGCCCCAGATCCTTGGCGAGGTTTCCTACGACAGAGTTTTTGGCCAGCTCCTCTGGAATTGAATAGCGGATCTGGTCTGAGAGAGCCCCGGGGAACAAAGACAACAGGAAGGGCAACAGTACCtgcagccaccacaccagcccgTATCTCCCTGCGCTAGTCTTCATCTTCTGTCTCCCTCGGGCTCCCTGTGCTCCTTTGCCCATAGGAGGAATAAGCCTTCCGAGGATGGCAGAATCCGGGCTCAGGTcacttttctgcttttgttttctgtttccgaATCTACACTGGCCTCCTCTGCGTGGTTGGTTTGTGCAGGAAGTTCCCTTCTAAGAGGCTCCCAAAAGCTTCTCTGGATCTTCTCTTCGTTCTTTTGACCGACAGCGACGCTCAGAGGTTTTCTCAGGAAACTGCACCAACGGCTTGTAAATGTTTGctaagaacatttttcttttcttcttcttctttttttttttaatttataaagtcttcatttgtttttaaatatgcgAAATATTCATATAGTTCCAAATTCAAAAGGTGCATTCATCCCTGCTTTAGATGAGGAGAATTGCTTTCACAGGGGAAATGAGTGTTAACGTTTCTTGGGTATCCTTCTGGAGATATGTTTTACATAGTGCAAcggatttttataaatattctgtcTCCTTCTTTACACAAATGTAAGCATACAACATACCATGTTCTTCACATtgcttttatatttgttatatctTAAAGATCATATCAGTACACAGAGAgctttcccatttatttttatagttatctAGTGGCCCATAATATAGTTATCTAGTAGTCCATAATATGAATATACAACAATTTGTTTAATCAACATTGTTATTTACTAAAAGAAACTCACTGCCCATTctaacaaaaacacattttttaaaaaatttgattttaggTTATAAATTATCTACTGCTTTCCTAGGCCTTTAAAACGTATGGCACTCTCATTCTGGAATATATTCCTAATGCCAACACCTGAATATTCTTGACACAGTTTCAGGCCAATTGAGCatttccaaattatattttatggctTAATTACTTTAAACAATCTCTCCTCAGATGTGAGTTGTCTCTCAAC
This genomic interval carries:
- the LOC112617206 gene encoding protocadherin gamma-A5 codes for the protein MASPPRRWACGELLLPFMLLGTLCQPGSGQISYSMPEELDKGSFVGNIAKDLGLEPRELAEHGVRIISRGRTQLFALNPRSGSLVTAGRIDREELCAQSPLCVVNFNILVENKMKIIVVEVEIIDINDNFPRFRDEELKVKVNENAAAGTRLVLPFARDADVGVNSLRSYQLSSNLHFSLDVVSGTDGQKYPELVLEQPLDREKETVHDLLLTALDGGDPVLSGTTHIRVTVLDANDNAPLFTPSEYSVSVPENIPVGTRLLTLTATDPDEGINGKLTYSFRNEEDKISETFHLDSNLGEISTLQPLDYEESRFYLMEVVAQDGGALLASAKVVVTVQDVNDNAPEVILTSLTSSLSEDCLPGTVIALFSVHDGDSGENGEIACSIPRNLPFKLEKSVDNYYHLLTTRNLDREETSDYNITLTVIDHGTPPLSAENHIPLKVADVNDNPPNFPQASYSTSLPENNPRGVSIFSVTAHDPDSGDNARVTYSLAEDTFQGAPLSSYVSINSDTGVLYALRSFDYEQLRDLQLWVTASDNGNPPLSSNVSLSLFVLDQNDNAPEILYPTLPTDGSTGVELAPRSAEPGYLVTKVVAVDKDSGQNAWLSYRLLKASEPGLFAVGLHTGEVRTARTLLDRDALKQSLIVAVEDHGQPPLSATVTVTVAVADRIPDILADLGSMKTPIDPEDLDLTFYLVVAVAAVSCVFLAFVIVLLALRLRRWHKSRLLQAEGSRLASVPASHFVGMDGVRAFLQTYSHEVSLTADSRKSHLIFPQPNYADTLLSEESCEKSEPLLMSDKVDANKEERRVQVSFLFR
- the LOC112617202 gene encoding protocadherin gamma-B2 → MGKGAQGARGRQKMKTSAGRYGLVWWLQVLLPFLLSLFPGALSDQIRYSIPEELAKNSVVGNLAKDLGLSVRDLPARKLRVSAEREYFTVNPESGDLLVGDKIDREQICGKQPLCVLDFDTVAENPLNIFHIAVIVQDINDNTPLFKQSKIHLKIGESTKPGTTFPLDPALDSDVGPNSLQRYHLNDNEYFDLAEKQTPDGRKYPELILKHSLDREEHSFHQLVLTAVDGGDPPQSGTTQIRIQVTDANDNPPVFSQDVYRVTLREDVPPGFFVLQVTATDQDEGINAEITYSFHNVDEQVKRFFNLNEKTGEITTKDDLDFEIASSYTLSIEAKDPGDLAAHCSIQVEILDENDCAPEVIVTSVFTPLPEDSPPGTVIALIKTRDRDSGENGEVYCQVLGNAKFILKSSSKNYYRLITDGALDREEIPEYNLTITATDGGKPPLSSSIIVTLHISDVNDNAPLFQQTCYMVHVAENNPPGASIAQISASDPDLGPNGQVSYSIVASDLEPREILSYVSVSAQSGVVFAQRAFDHEQLRAFELTLQATDQGSPALSANVSLRVLVGDLNDNVPLVLYPALGPDGSALFDMVPRAAEPGYLVTKVVAVDADSGHNAWLSYHVLQASEPGLFSLGLRTGEVRTARALGERDAARQRLLVAVRDGGQPPLSATATLHLIFADSLQEVLPDLSDRPEPSDPQTELQFYLVVALALISVLFLFAVILAISLRLRRSSSSDAWGCFQSSQCSKPGPGVLPNYSEGTLPFSYNLCVASQSAKTEFNFLNVTPELVPSQDLLCDNASWEQNTNHADAGVPFASDTILKVSFN